The genomic DNA TCGTTTACAACTTTATAAATCAACTCATTTTCAAAGCCTTTTCGCATTAAAAAATCAATTAGTTTTTTCTTTCTTTTAAAAATGTTTGACTCAGAAATTACTTCGTTTCTGTTTTCTGTAATTCTATAAATAGTAGCAATATATTCTTGTTCATCAATTTCCTTTAAAGCTGTTTTTAAATTGTAGGCAGAAATATCTCTAAACTTTAATTCTCTAACAATACGTTGTTTTCCCCAGCTTTTAATTCTGAATTTTCCTCTGGCAAAACTTTTAGAGAAACGTTCTTCGTTTAAGAAATTGTCTTTCATTAAACTCAAAAGAATCAGTTCTCGCGCTTCAGGAATCAGATTATACTCACGCATTTTTTGTTCTACTTCTTTATGACACCTATCTTGATACACGCAATAATTTTCTAGTTTACGTTTTATTTCATCAACAGTAAAAACTTTCTTTTTCCTTTCAAACATTATTTCGAAAATACAAAAAGGGTTGAAACTATGATGATTTCAACCCTTTTTTCTATTAAATAAAAATAGATTATATAATTACAGGGTTTTTAAAAACCTTGCAGTATAAATAATTAAATCTGATTTTTCTCATCTAACCTTTTATCCTCATTAAAACTAGTTTCAGGTTTTCCTTCTTGAACCTTTAACAAACCTTTTAACCTCATTTTAAATTTCGTAATTAAAAAGAATAAAATAGGTACAACTATCAATGTTAAGAAGGTTGCTATTAACAAACCATAAATAACAGTTTTTGCTAAAGGACCCCAAAAAACAACATTATCTCCCCCCATATAAATATTAGCATCAAACTCGCTAAATAAGGTAAAGAAGTTAATGTTTAAACCAATTGCTAAAGGAATCAATCCTAAAATAGTAGTAATTGCAGTTAATAAAACTGGTCTTAAACGCGCTTTACCAGCTTTTACAACCGTTTCATATAAACTATCTAACGGTAGATAATCGTCTTCAGAAATATTGTCTTGTATTTTTCTTCTACTAATTAACAGTTCTGCATAATCTAACAGCACAACACCATTATTTACCACAATTCCTGCAAGAGAAATAATACCAACCATGGTCATCATAATTACAAAAGGAGCTCCTGAAATTACCAAGCCACCAAAAACACCAATGAAACTTAAGAAGATTGCCAACATAATAATTCCTGGTTTCGAAACCGAATTAAATTGGAAAATAAGAATGAAGAAAATTAATAGTAGACCTGTAAAAAACGCGCCAACTAAAAACGTCATTTGTTTGTTTTGCTCTTCAATTTGACCGGTATAATCAATTTTAATTCCTCTTGGCAAATCTTTAAAATTCTTCATCGAATTCTGAATTTTCGCCACCACAGCACCTGCATCTGTTTCTCCTGGAGATAATGCAGAATATACAGTTACTACTCTTTTTACATCTTTGTGTTTTATAGCACTAAAGCCAGAACTGTTGGTTTGTGTTGCTACGGCAGAAACAGGAATCTCTTTAATCTTACCTGTTGCAGGATC from Polaribacter sp. ALD11 includes the following:
- a CDS encoding regulatory protein RecX, translated to MFERKKKVFTVDEIKRKLENYCVYQDRCHKEVEQKMREYNLIPEARELILLSLMKDNFLNEERFSKSFARGKFRIKSWGKQRIVRELKFRDISAYNLKTALKEIDEQEYIATIYRITENRNEVISESNIFKRKKKLIDFLMRKGFENELIYKVVNEVVS